The Phoenix dactylifera cultivar Barhee BC4 chromosome 17, palm_55x_up_171113_PBpolish2nd_filt_p, whole genome shotgun sequence genome contains a region encoding:
- the LOC103723779 gene encoding two-component response regulator 24-like — protein MATSSSSTGVDKLKNKLRALVVDDNRMIRLYMVSLLKKANVEAEVAEDGKAAVNCFLQGKTYDIILMDKDMPQMDGVQATRILREMGVKTKIVGVTSHSTEEEKREFLEAGLDDFFVKPLTSPQLIELLKDVGNK, from the exons ATGGCTACCAGCTCTAGCTCGACAGGCGTCGATAAGCTCAAAAATAAGTTGAGAGCACTTGTTGTAGATGATAACAGGATGATCCGCCTGTATATGGTATCTCTCCTGAAAAAAGCCAATGTCGAAGCCGAAGTAGCAGAAGATGGGAAAGCAGCTGTAAATTGTTTCCTCCAAGGAAAGACCTATGATATAATTCTGATGGATAAGGACATGCCTCAAATGGATGGTGTTCAG GCTACAAGAATACTTCGAGAGATGGGCGTGAAAACTAAGATAGTGGGCGTTACTTCTCACTCAACTGAAGAAGAAAAGCGAGAGTTTTTGGAAGCTGGATTGGATGACTTTTTTGTCAAGCCCTTAACGAGCCCCCAGTTGATCGAGCTGCTCAAAGACGTTGGCAACAAGTAA